A single window of Plasmodium reichenowi strain SY57 chromosome 14, whole genome shotgun sequence DNA harbors:
- a CDS encoding 60S ribosomal protein L21, putative, whose protein sequence is MGGKSRGKRSGTRYKFSKKFRKHGECTANKYLEKLNYGDYVDIVCDSTQQKGMPFNYYHGKTGKIFHITKRGVGVLVNKRVKHRIEQKKVCVRIEHVRKSRCNEDFLLRKIKNAELIKEAKLKNEHINIKRKTEGPKPAAMIKVPPSKIITIEPLPFYEEY, encoded by the coding sequence atggGAGGAAAATCAAGAGGAAAAAGGTCAGGTACAAGATATAAGTTTTCTAAAAAATTTAGAAAACATGGGGAATGTACAGCAAATAAGTatttagaaaaattaaattacGGTGATTATGTTGATATAGTTTGTGATTCTACCCAACAGAAGGGTATGCCgtttaattattatcatgGTAAAACgggaaaaatatttcacATAACCAAAAGAGGTGTTGGTGTATTAGTAAATAAAAGAGTTAAACATCGTAttgaacaaaaaaaagtttGTGTAAGAATAGAACATGTTAGAAAATCAAGATGTAATGAAGATTTCttattaagaaaaattaaaaatgctgaattaattaaagaagccaaattaaaaaatgaacatatcaatattaaaagaaaaactGAAGGACCCAAACCAGCAGCTATGATTAAGGTACCACCATCAAAAATTATTACCATAGAACCTTTGCCATTTTATGAGGAATATTAA
- a CDS encoding basic transcription factor 3b, putative, whose product MEKISPEILAARAKLKEKMGGNLRQIGGKGSARRKIKKVHKNSISNEKKINIILKKIGASYFGDVDEICVYRTGDTFLEFKKPKLCASLQSNTYIVTGKFNEHKIDINKLFEGLKGNKNLDMNLLEKIKNDPNIKNILNKESADTPKREEDEEEANDVPDLVENFEEVSKE is encoded by the coding sequence atGGAAAAAATATCACCAGAAATATTAGCTGCAAGAGCTAAACTAAAAGAAAAGATGGGAGGTAACCTAAGACAAATAGGTGGTAAAGGTAGTGCTAGAAGAAAGATAAAGAAAGTACACAAAAATTCAATATCgaatgaaaagaaaatcaatatcattttaaaaaaaataggtGCTTCTTATTTCGGTGATGTAGATGAAATATGTGTTTATAGAACAGGAGATACTTTCTTAGAATTTAAAAAGCCAAAACTTTGTGCATCCTTACAATCtaatacatatattgtTACTGGTAAATTTAATGAACACAAAATAGATATAAACAAACTTTTTGAAGGAttaaaaggaaataaaaatttagaTATGAACCTTcttgaaaaaattaaaaatgatccaaacataaaaaatattttaaataaagaatCAGCAGATACACCAAAAAGAGAGgaagatgaagaagaagCTAATGATGTACCAGATCTAGTAGAAAATTTTGAAGAAGTTTCcaaagaataa